ACTTCGCCCAAGCCAAGGTGTGGGCTTTGCCATCGCTCGATCGGCGGGCAAGGCAGGGTAGAGCTGAGGCCCAGCCCTTCGATTTGCTTCTCGTGGCATCTCGACTCGTTTGGGATATAATGCAGCATCATCGACCTCTGGCCCTGCCTTTGCACTTGAGACCATGCCTTCGACTCTCGCTTCCAATCGTCCGAGTTCGGCGACTTTTGAATTCAAACCCTATCGCAGTTTGTCCAACGAGGAATTGGCACGGCGGATTGGCGCAGTCCGCGCTCAGATGGGCTCGCGACTGCTGATCTTGGGCCATCACTATCAGCAGGACGAAGTCATCGCTCTGTCGGACCTGCAAGGCGACAGTTACCAACTTAGCCGGATGGCAGCCGACAACCGGGATTGCCGCAATATCGCGTTTTGCGGCGTGCATTTTATGGCCGAAACGGCCGACATTGTTGCCAATCGCCCTGAAAAACTGACCGAACGCAACGGCGAACGGGTGACGGTTATTTTGCCTGACATCGCCGCCGGATGCTCGATGGCCGATATGGCGGCCATCGACCAGGTCGAATGTTGCTGGGAAGAGTTAGGCGAGGTGATCGATACGGATGACATCACACCGGTGACCTACATCAACTCTGGGGCGGCTTTGAAGGCTTTCTGTGGCCGGCATGGCGGCATTGTCTGCACGTCCAGCAACGCGGCCGCCGTGCTCAAATGGGCATTCGACCGCACCAGCCGCGTGCTGTTTTTTCCCGATCAGCACCTCGGCCGCAATACGGCGAAAGCGACGGGGATTCCGCTGTCGCAGATCTCAGTTTGGAACCCACATGCGAGCGAACTCGGCGGCAACACGGTGGAGGCCGTGAAACACTCCACGGTGCTGCTATGGCAAGGGCATTGCAGCGTGCATGCGATGTTTCGGCCGGAACACGTCGATGCGTTTCGGGCAAAATATCCGGGAATCAAAGTGCTCGTGCATCCTGAATGTGCGATGGAAGTCGTCGACCTGAGCGATGTGAATGGAAGCACGAGCAAGATCATCAAGACCGTCGAAGCGGCCGAGCCGGGCACAAAATGGGCCATCGGCACCGAGTTGCATTTGGTGAACCGATTGAAACATCGGCATCCTGAGCAGGACATTCACTTCCTTTCGCCGGTCGTGTGCATGTGCGCAACGATGTACCGCATCGACTTGGCGCACCTCTGCTGGAGCCTCGAAAACCTTGCCGCGGGAACTCCGGTGAACGTGATCGAAGTCGAACCAGAAACTGCGCATCATGCACTGGTGGCGCTAGAGCGGATGTTGAGCGTTTCGTGAACGCTGTCAATGCCGCGCGTCCCCCCTACCACCGACCGTTTTACAGGTAACGTTCCAAGATTCGCCGGCTTTGGCGGTCGAGCGACTGAATGTTGGGAATCAGATAGCGAATGCCGTGGGCGTCGATGACCAGCGCTCGCCGAGCGTCTAACCGCCGGACGTCTTCTTCGCTGCGGAGGACAAAGCTGGTTGTGCCGCGATCGGTTTCAACTTCCCACTCGCACGGATCGACTTGCAGTGAGACGTTCAGCACGCGGAGAATTTGCGGGGCAAATTCACGGGCGGCAAGTTCGTGATCCAAAGTTTCTCGAATTTGCGGAGATAGCCGCGTCGGGTCGTCAATCCAGACCAACTCTTGGCCGTCAGGGCCGACGAGCGAAAGCCCGCGTTGAGGGTCGGTCATCGGAAACGCGCGAACCGGCTCGACGCCGACGTGTCGCGCACCGTCGGCTGCCATGAGCACGAGACGGCCAAACGAGTCGTACTCGAGGCGAAACTCGGCAATCGAGCAGTTATTTGAATTCATGAAAATTAGGCTCACTGCTCAAGGATTGTGATTCGACGACGAGTAAATTCAGCGAGGATATTTGTCGAAGGTGCAGAGTGAACGAGATTTCGCCCGCCGAACAGAACTAGATTTGGCGAACGATGCTATGCACCAGATCCCTTCTCAAGCTCGCGCAACCTACCAAGCCAACCCCCCAGCTTGCCGCCGGGGGATTGAACCTTGCTTGTGCTCGTCGGCGCAATTAGTCGGCCAGCGCAACGGCGACATGTGATTCTGCCAATTCGACAGCAGGCTTTGCGCCGGGCATCGCGTGGCCATTACCGTTGTGGCCATTTCCACCGTGGTCGTTGCCATTGAGATGCGCGCCGTTGGCATAGCCGTTGGTCGTCGCGGCTTCCGTTACCAAGCTTACGGCTCGTCGTTGGGCTGTGGCGATCGCTTGCTGAAGACTCACCTGTCGTGCCGAGTGGTGCGTTTCCAGATATTGCCGAA
The Pirellulales bacterium genome window above contains:
- the nadA gene encoding quinolinate synthase NadA, giving the protein MPSTLASNRPSSATFEFKPYRSLSNEELARRIGAVRAQMGSRLLILGHHYQQDEVIALSDLQGDSYQLSRMAADNRDCRNIAFCGVHFMAETADIVANRPEKLTERNGERVTVILPDIAAGCSMADMAAIDQVECCWEELGEVIDTDDITPVTYINSGAALKAFCGRHGGIVCTSSNAAAVLKWAFDRTSRVLFFPDQHLGRNTAKATGIPLSQISVWNPHASELGGNTVEAVKHSTVLLWQGHCSVHAMFRPEHVDAFRAKYPGIKVLVHPECAMEVVDLSDVNGSTSKIIKTVEAAEPGTKWAIGTELHLVNRLKHRHPEQDIHFLSPVVCMCATMYRIDLAHLCWSLENLAAGTPVNVIEVEPETAHHALVALERMLSVS
- a CDS encoding DUF1854 domain-containing protein is translated as MNSNNCSIAEFRLEYDSFGRLVLMAADGARHVGVEPVRAFPMTDPQRGLSLVGPDGQELVWIDDPTRLSPQIRETLDHELAAREFAPQILRVLNVSLQVDPCEWEVETDRGTTSFVLRSEEDVRRLDARRALVIDAHGIRYLIPNIQSLDRQSRRILERYL